The nucleotide sequence GTTTCAAGTGAGTAGGCTCTTTCCAATGCTTTACTACCTCCATTTTGTCTGGATCCGTAGCTATTCCATTAGCAGAAACAATATGACCCACATACTTGACCTCGGGCTGACAGAATTGGCATTTGTCAATAGAAACCTTCAATCCGACCTCCTCTAGTCTGTCCAACACCTTGAGAAGACGTTGCTCGTGCTCCTCAAGTGTCTTGCTGAAAATGATGATATCATCTAAGTATACGAGAGCTTCCAGAAGATGCATATCGCCTACAGCCTTTTCCATTAAGCGCTGAAATGTTGCTGGCGCTCCTGTGATTCCTTGTGGCATGCGCTCAAATTGATAGAAACCGAGAGGGCAAATGAACGCTGTCTTTTCTTTGTCCTCCGGAGCCATCTCTATCTGGTAGTAACCACTGCGCAAATCCAGAACTGAAAACCATTGGCTGCCTGATAGAGAATCCAAGGCATCGTCAATGCGTGGCATTGTGTACTGATCTGGTGTGGTGCGGTTGTTCAGTGTTCTGTAATCAATACAGATTCTTATCTTCCCATTCTTTTTGCGGACTACCACAATTGGTGAGGCGTATGGGCTACGGGACTCAGTGATAATGCCAGTGGCCAGTAGTTGTTGTATGTGTCGCCGCACATCGTCTATGTCGGCAGGGGCTATTCTCCTTGACCTCTCCCTGAAAGGTCTGGGGTCATGCAGGCGTATGTGGTGTTCAACACCCTTGGCGCGACCAACATCCCACTCATGCAGTGAGAAGACATTCCGCCTCTCAGCCAACTTCTGCTGAAACCGACTTTTCCACTCTTCCGGAATTGGAGAGTCCCCGAAATTGAAAAGACTTGGGTCTAGAGTTTCAGCTGGGAGGTTGGAAAGCTGAACTGGGGTAACTGTGTCAACAGCATACATCTCAGCAACGATGGTCCCAACTGGGATGGAAGTTGCCCTTTTGGACTCATTCTGAATGAGGACAGTGAAACTGTTATTATCTATGTTGGCGTCTGAGAGCACACCAGGCTGTACCAGTAGACCGGCAGGGAGCAACTGTTCAGTGGGTGCATCAATCAGTACAAGGTCTTTGGACGGGGCACTCTGTCTTTCCACTTTGCATGTTGCATAGTACTTTACACCTGGAGCAATTGAGAGTAAACCAGGTCCTTTCCACTTTATCTGTCCCAAGACTTCATCTTTTGCAAACTGCTCTTGTGCTTTGACAGGTGCGTAAACAGACTGAATCCTCATTGAATGCACAATGTTCTCGTCACCTTTTGTCTTCACCAGCTCCCATAAGCGGCGAAACAGAGATGTGTTGGTGCCAACCAATACTGGGGTTTGTTGCTGATTTCTTGGCTCAGGGCAGATTAAAGCAAGCACTTCTACTCGTCCCGATACACCAGTAATCTCTTCAGTGAACTCCATCTCAACCACAACATATCCTTTGTAAGGAAACTCAGTGTCTGAAAGGCCCCAGAGTCCCAGACCAGAGAGGGGTTTTATCGGGACATCAGGTAAGTGTTTGTTATACCAGCTTTCAAAAATAATAGTCACGTTAGACCCACTGTCGATAAGAGCATTGCAGACCACATCATTAACTTTGATGGTGTGTATAAATGATGGACCTACGAGACCttcaggtaagtcagtgttatgTTCTGAGACTTCAACCTTATTGGTTCTAGCTACATGCTGCTCTTCAGCTGCAGGATTTGGGTTCTCTTTGTTTGGTAAAGGGGAAACTCGCACTAAGCGTATAAGCTTTCTAATAACTTTCTGGAGATTCTCAGGGGCAGTACATCTGGTGGCTATGTGTCCATTTTCCCCACACCGATAACagaaaaactcatccttgtcttgtCGGGGAGGAAAAACTTTGGAATGAGCGGGCTTGTAAACTGGAGCTGCTTTGTATCGGTGAGGCTGAGGTGTGTGTTCTTGTGGGGGGTCTGATGTGTATTTCACTGCCATTACACTCATTTTATTTTCTAAGGCTTTCACTTGTTTCCTTAGCGATTGCAATTCACTCTGTGACTCATTTTTCTGTTTTTGGTTCTCTTTCAGACCTGTAAAAGATTCATCAGAGATTGGCTGAGGTTGTAGGTTGTTTCTCTGCTCTAGCTGCGCTCTCAATTCTCGAATCTGAGCTTGCAGTTCACTCCTAGAGACTGATTCAGGTTCTTTCTCCTTTTCAGCTTGGACAGTGCGTACACGCTGAGGACGCATGTGTGACAAATGGCTTTGTTTGGCTAATTGGCGAACCTCCTCTTCCATCACTTCTCTTAACAGGTTCAAGAATGTAGGGGGATTACTACTCCGCTCCCTGATTTTCAACTGAAGCAACATGAGTTCAGAGGTAGACCCTCTAAGAAGCTGCTCTAAACGAGCGCTATTGGCAGCGCTAACAGGTAAACCACCTCCCTGTACTACTTTGACAAGAGATTTTTCTACTCTTCGTAGGAACTCAGACAAACGCTCACCAGACTGTTGGTGGAGGGCCCTAAACGACAAGTATAGTTCTTCTGCGGACTCTACTGTACCAAAAATGCTCTCTATAGCCTTTATGTACTCACTTGGGCTAGCATCAGGTTGATTCAGGCGCACAGCTTGAATGATTTCAAAGGCGGGCCCTTTAAGACTCTCCAGTATCCGACGCCGTTTTTCTTTGTCGGAGCACTCACCTTCCTCTACTAAGAGTGTTGCTTGTTCCAGCCAGTTATCTAAGGTCTCTTCTCCAGTTGGGGTGGGACTGACCCCGGAGAATGTCCGCAGACGTCTGTATGGGTGACTGTCATGTTGTTGGTTTGTTCTGGTCATAACATCACCGACCGCACGGATGATGTCTTCAGGGTTACTGTTACCCTCTTTGGTGAGTGAACATAAACCTGGCAAGTCATCTAAGGTTCTCCCTTCGCTCTGCAAAAAGGAAAGTAGCTTCTCTTCAAAGTTATCAAGCTGAGGCTCTGTGTAATAGACAGTTTTCCAACCACTTCCTTCACTTATAGGCATTATCTCAGGTGGGATTTTGGAAGGGTCAATCTCTTCACGACACTCACATAACACCATTACTGATTGTTGTTGAGGGTGAAACATTTTGCCTCTCACTCTAACTTTTCCCAATGCTTTGATAGTCCCTGCTGTTTCTTCAATCTCTTCTCTTGAAACACCTTCTGGCACTCCATGTAAAAGGAGGGCATGCTTTAAATCTAATGATTCTCCTTTGCACCAGTTAATTAGCTCACGTTGTGATGAACTACTTGTTTGGCTTGCCATGCTGTACTTTACTTAAATTGCTTTTAGTTACTGTTAGCACgttatttttatacaaatgctCTATACTACTGCTCTAAAGTTGTGGGGTCTAATGGCTTGTactctatttttataaattcctgtttatgttaaataaatcccagcggtgcctccatTTTATGTAACCCAGGTCTCATGTAGTTAGAAAATAAAGCTAGAGTGGTTAATACAATGAGACTGGGCCTGGGCTCGTTGTAGGAAAATACAACTTGTTTtatatgttacttaataaatgtatatttgtaattcttataaagaccaccacaactgtattttgattacaaaaatattaacaagtatttatttacaacattaaataaaagataaatgtatcttagaataaaataaaacaaatcacataagcatgaaaagatatgaaataaaaaactaaaacaataaagaaaacttCACTTTCCCAAAAGGAAAAAACCTTTCTGTGGTTATATTGAAATTAAACAATCATTCATTCCCTCTGAAAAAATGTCCAACCCCGTTGCAGGCCTGTTCGATGACACTTTGTGTGCGGTGAGGCCTAAAAACTGGAATGGCCGCTTCACTCAGAAACTGAGCATAAACAAAAAAAGCACGTGCAGGTGAATGTTAGTACTCACGAATCCAGGTTAAGTTAGTACAGCGAGGGTAATGGCAATAGCGATGGTAATGGCAAAGGAAGAAGCACAGCACAGATGATCACGGCAGGGCACACAGAAACAGCAAAGCAGAAACAGCAGGGCCTTCGGTTGGAAAACCAGTCTCTCGCTCACCAACGTCCGTCTCCTTAGAGCATATTATCTGTATTTAGCCACATTATCAAACACTATTTCTTATTGAATTAGCGTTAGCTTTGCTTTAGCGATATCACAATGCTAAAACTATTACTAAAACATATGAGCACAGTGGCACAGAATGCTACCGCTAATTAGCATGTCACTAATTACATTATACATCCAGTCTCTTAACTATAACAGTTCGATATAGCACAAAAATACAGACATACACAATCATATTCACCTCTTGCAGGTCACACCAAAGTTTTTTGTTGTAAGGACCACGAGTAGTCGACCTTCATAAAACATTAATGCTTCCCACACCACGATGCCTCCTTCATTAGCGCTCTCATTATAGCGTCTGTTCTCCGTTTTCCATACGTGCTCACTACTCCTCACACAAACCTGTCCCACTAGTCCCGCCCCTTACACAATGATATTACTCTGATTGGCTCAAGTACTAACAAAAGGCCAAAAGCAAAACGGGAATTAAATGATTGACAGGTGACAGGTAACAGATTAggttacacagataaacacagttTCTTCTTCtctactttttctctcaaatgaaacaaaaacatttttataatgaatttaaCTTTAACTGTAAATAGTCTTGTTTATTAAACtctacatattatatttatacttttaaccAGCACACCTTTTAACCAATTTTAACTATTTATGAACTCCATTTataaacttttcttttgtttctttatgtgtgtgtgaattacacTGTTAATGATCTTTTAAACTCTAATTTATAGAAATTTTGTACAGGGCTacatataataatcttttattaaaaaaaaaaagtcaatgcccgatctctgaatcttagcaggtttaggtctggttagtactttaatgagagactgcctaggaataccaggtgctttaagcttttgggttttctttcctacttatataatgtactggcaataagattggct is from Carassius gibelio isolate Cgi1373 ecotype wild population from Czech Republic chromosome B22, carGib1.2-hapl.c, whole genome shotgun sequence and encodes:
- the LOC127986891 gene encoding uncharacterized protein LOC127986891, with the translated sequence MASQTSSSSQRELINWCKGESLDLKHALLLHGVPEGVSREEIEETAGTIKALGKVRVRGKMFHPQQQSVMVLCECREEIDPSKIPPEIMPISEGSGWKTVYYTEPQLDNFEEKLLSFLQSEGRTLDDLPGLCSLTKEGNSNPEDIIRAVGDVMTRTNQQHDSHPYRRLRTFSGVSPTPTGEETLDNWLEQATLLVEEGECSDKEKRRRILESLKGPAFEIIQAVRLNQPDASPSEYIKAIESIFGTVESAEELYLSFRALHQQSGERLSEFLRRVEKSLVKVVQGGGLPVSAANSARLEQLLRGSTSELMLLQLKIRERSSNPPTFLNLLREVMEEEVRQLAKQSHLSHMRPQRVRTVQAEKEKEPESVSRSELQAQIRELRAQLEQRNNLQPQPISDESFTGLKENQKQKNESQSELQSLRKQVKALENKMSVMAVKYTSDPPQEHTPQPHRYKAAPVYKPAHSKVFPPRQDKDEFFCYRCGENGHIATRCTAPENLQKVIRKLIRLVRVSPLPNKENPNPAAEEQHVARTNKVEVSEHNTDLPEGLVGPSFIHTIKVNDVVCNALIDSGSNVTIIFESWYNKHLPDVPIKPLSGLGLWGLSDTEFPYKGYVVVEMEFTEEITGVSGRVEVLALICPEPRNQQQTPVLVGTNTSLFRRLWELVKTKGDENIVHSMRIQSVYAPVKAQEQFAKDEVLGQIKWKGPGLLSIAPGVKYYATCKVERQSAPSKDLVLIDAPTEQLLPAGLLVQPGVLSDANIDNNSFTVLIQNESKRATSIPVGTIVAEMYAVDTVTPVQLSNLPAETLDPSLFNFGDSPIPEEWKSRFQQKLAERRNVFSLHEWDVGRAKGVEHHIRLHDPRPFRERSRRIAPADIDDVRRHIQQLLATGIITESRSPYASPIVVVRKKNGKIRICIDYRTLNNRTTPDQYTMPRIDDALDSLSGSQWFSVLDLRSGYYQIEMAPEDKEKTAFICPLGFYQFERMPQGITGAPATFQRLMEKAVGDMHLLEALVYLDDIIIFSKTLEEHEQRLLKVLDRLEEVGLKVSIDKCQFCQPEVKYVGHIVSANGIATDPDKMEVVKHWKEPTHLKPLKSFLGFCSYYRRFIANYSAIVRPLSELTKGYASTWQDPKTKKSVDSSKVYFKPSEPFGERWTKTCQDAFDRIRDCLINAPVLAFADPTKPYILHVDASMNGLGAVLNQEYPEGLKPVAFASRKLKDSEHNYPVHQLEFLALKWAVVDKFHDYLYGAKFIVRTDNNPLTYVLTSAKLSAVGHRWLAALATYDFTIQYRPGRHNVDADLLSRQYSSEETEEWTSVPPSGIKALCKRACVSEEADVPDRLVDQLGAPATAVPEAYVCPVNLSMNTLDQLSSKDIQASQDMDPTIGPLKKALEKNKCLTRSENDSPETVLLLRESRKLELRDGILYRVKEKICGKQIKQLVLPTRYRPMVLRSLHDECGHLGVERTTELIKDRFYWPRMTAEVEQYIRTCGRCISRKTLPQHASPLNQITSNGPLDLVCIDFLQIEPDSKGVANVLVVTDHYTRYAQAFVTKNQKAITVARVLWDKYFVHYGLPARIHSDQGRDFESRLIKELLSMLGIRKSRTSPYHPQGDAQPERFNRTLLAMLGTLDA